One part of the Sorangiineae bacterium MSr11954 genome encodes these proteins:
- a CDS encoding serine/threonine protein kinase: MGQHLFFARCRHCGYAHPLNEAVCKLTGEKITPTKGLTSQHRRAVAPAGRSISGPRLGTLLGRIVGGKYRVLREIGHGGASTVYGCLDCKSGVHVALKVPLEEMAASETNLRRFYQEAKVIGTIRHHNVCAVIDTGQLENGVPYIVLELLRGESLQVRIERKGPLGFEETCAIGLQVLEALAFTHELKVIHRDIKPANVFLCEDQQVKVLDFGISRWLSQDAPQLTPAGRIMGTPVYLAPEQMKMEPIDGRVDIYAMGIVLQECLFGRAPFSAQTLDELLREILEVGPIPVRVGRRDVPSVLASVLERAVHRDRDQRFATAAEMYNSLRFAWSSLPERRQEPPPSLRRTLPASPLRNPPPFSLRVVPGNAGLDSEDDLDEEDTSPDSHV, translated from the coding sequence TTGCCGGCATTGTGGGTATGCCCATCCGCTCAACGAGGCGGTCTGCAAGCTCACGGGTGAGAAGATCACGCCCACCAAGGGCTTGACCAGCCAGCATCGCAGGGCGGTGGCGCCGGCGGGGAGGTCGATCTCCGGACCCCGGCTCGGGACCCTGCTCGGGCGCATCGTCGGTGGAAAGTACCGCGTGCTCCGGGAGATTGGGCATGGCGGAGCCTCGACGGTCTATGGCTGCCTCGATTGCAAGAGCGGCGTGCATGTAGCCCTCAAAGTGCCCCTCGAAGAGATGGCCGCGAGCGAGACGAACTTGCGGAGATTCTATCAGGAGGCGAAGGTCATTGGCACCATCCGCCACCACAACGTGTGCGCGGTCATCGACACCGGGCAGCTCGAGAACGGTGTCCCGTACATCGTGCTGGAGTTGCTCCGCGGCGAGTCGCTGCAGGTGCGCATCGAGCGAAAGGGCCCTCTCGGTTTCGAGGAGACGTGCGCGATTGGACTGCAGGTCCTGGAGGCGCTCGCGTTCACCCACGAGCTCAAGGTCATCCACCGCGATATCAAGCCGGCCAACGTCTTCTTGTGCGAGGACCAGCAGGTCAAGGTGCTCGATTTCGGCATCTCCCGGTGGCTCTCGCAGGATGCTCCGCAGCTCACACCGGCCGGTCGCATCATGGGCACGCCGGTCTACCTCGCGCCGGAGCAAATGAAGATGGAGCCCATCGACGGCCGCGTCGACATCTACGCCATGGGCATCGTGCTCCAGGAGTGCCTCTTCGGCCGCGCGCCCTTCTCCGCGCAGACCCTGGACGAGCTCTTGCGCGAGATCCTCGAGGTGGGCCCGATCCCCGTGCGCGTCGGCCGGCGCGATGTCCCGAGCGTGCTGGCGTCGGTGCTCGAGCGCGCCGTGCACCGCGATCGCGATCAGCGCTTCGCCACCGCCGCAGAGATGTACAACAGCCTTCGCTTCGCCTGGTCCAGCCTACCCGAGCGTCGGCAGGAGCCGCCGCCCTCCCTCCGGCGCACCTTGCCCGCGAGCCCGCTCCGCAATCCGCCTCCGTTTTCCCTTCGGGTGGTGCCCGGCAACGCGGGGCTCGACTCCGAGGATGACCTGGACGAGGAAGATACCAGCCCGGATTCGCACGTGTAA
- a CDS encoding YncE family protein, producing MRFPSIGATIRFALAASTVTAASVLGAASVLGAAGCGDSGPVQQAPARLPSTAPIEAITYDALFVVNGGDHTISVIDTEQRRVAGVIRVENALFPHHVYLNRAGTKMLVAAPGMDLSGGHVGHHGGSSPPGAVLLLDTRTGATIASRTLPLMNHNAIFSPGDESEIWTTQFDGYVWVLDAVTLERKAMIRVENGPAEVTFSLDGRYAYVANSESRSVSIIDPSTKTVTKTIPVGNTPVGAWQGSNGKAYVDNETDGTISVIDTLNLNVLQTYRLGFTPGMVSFGPDQNVWVADTYNAKVAIRDGVEPDRVVANVSAGQGAHGIVFNGDKKTAYISNQDANTVTVLDIGSRAVLATIPVGTKPNGMVWRKK from the coding sequence GTGCGATTTCCCTCGATCGGAGCGACGATTCGATTTGCGCTGGCCGCATCCACCGTAACCGCAGCATCCGTGCTGGGCGCGGCCTCCGTGCTGGGCGCGGCAGGCTGCGGCGACTCGGGCCCCGTTCAACAAGCGCCTGCGCGCCTCCCCTCGACGGCGCCCATCGAGGCCATCACTTACGACGCGCTCTTCGTCGTCAACGGGGGCGATCACACGATCTCGGTCATCGACACGGAGCAGCGGCGGGTGGCGGGGGTCATTCGCGTGGAGAACGCCCTGTTCCCGCACCATGTGTACTTGAACCGCGCCGGCACCAAGATGCTCGTGGCGGCGCCCGGCATGGATCTCAGCGGCGGACACGTGGGGCACCACGGTGGGTCCAGCCCGCCCGGCGCCGTGTTGCTCTTGGACACGCGCACGGGGGCGACGATCGCATCGCGCACCCTGCCGCTCATGAACCACAACGCCATCTTCTCGCCGGGGGACGAGTCCGAGATTTGGACCACGCAGTTCGATGGCTACGTCTGGGTGCTCGACGCCGTGACCCTGGAGCGAAAGGCCATGATCCGCGTGGAGAACGGCCCCGCCGAGGTCACCTTCTCGCTCGATGGCCGCTATGCGTACGTGGCCAACTCGGAGTCGCGGAGCGTGAGCATCATCGACCCATCGACCAAGACGGTGACCAAGACGATCCCCGTGGGCAACACCCCGGTCGGGGCCTGGCAGGGCTCGAACGGTAAGGCGTACGTCGACAACGAGACCGACGGCACCATCTCGGTCATCGATACGCTCAACCTCAACGTGCTTCAGACCTACCGCCTCGGTTTCACGCCGGGGATGGTCAGCTTCGGACCCGATCAGAACGTGTGGGTCGCCGACACCTACAACGCCAAGGTGGCCATCCGCGACGGGGTCGAGCCGGATCGGGTGGTGGCGAACGTCTCCGCCGGACAAGGCGCCCACGGCATCGTCTTCAACGGCGACAAGAAGACCGCGTACATCTCCAACCAAGACGCCAACACGGTCACCGTGCTCGACATCGGATCGCGCGCCGTGCTCGCGACCATCCCGGTCGGCACGAAGCCGAACGGAATGGTCTGGCGAAAGAAGTAG
- a CDS encoding cytochrome c family protein: MKVFQRRALGSLVSLGVVLGVPAMAASCSSSSSSGPDDPPPTLDRQALLNPESCKKCHVNHYEQWSGSMHAYASEDPVFRAMNAKGQRETKGQLGDFCVKCHAPMAVRENATKDGLNLDTVDKSLHGVTCYFCHSADKIEGTHNAQLGLSQDLVMRGSFEDPVKNTAHRSGFSVLHHRDRIESSDLCGSCHDIETGHGAKIERTYIEWKESIFSQPPIGATCGQCHMPQSTNKEPIAQYDGVFQRRTHDHSMVGVDVALTPFPHKKEQREQIDSFLSTTLQSAICVSTAAGGAVRIILDNVGVGHHFPSGSSQDRRLWTEVVAYRGGRKIYESGVVADNVPATKNPDPDMWMMRDCIFDPAGVETHNFWEAASYEGNAMPGKLTFNPLDKRYYQTHVMQKYPRTGGILPEVPDKVTLRVRLRPMDVDVLEDLVNDKDKLLDPAVLKAVPTYDLNGTLTWTPETAKDDFIDASRQAYKCITNTALNFNIETVVPIERKRCSP, translated from the coding sequence ATGAAGGTGTTTCAACGGCGGGCCCTCGGCTCGTTGGTCTCGCTCGGGGTGGTTCTCGGCGTCCCGGCCATGGCCGCGAGCTGCTCGAGCAGCTCGTCCAGCGGCCCCGACGATCCGCCCCCAACGCTCGACCGCCAAGCGTTGCTCAACCCGGAGTCGTGCAAGAAGTGCCATGTCAACCACTACGAACAGTGGTCGGGGAGCATGCACGCGTACGCGTCGGAGGACCCTGTGTTTCGCGCGATGAACGCGAAGGGGCAAAGGGAGACCAAGGGGCAGCTCGGCGACTTCTGCGTCAAGTGCCACGCCCCCATGGCCGTCCGCGAAAACGCCACCAAGGACGGTCTCAACCTGGACACCGTGGACAAATCGCTCCACGGCGTGACCTGCTACTTCTGCCACAGCGCCGACAAGATCGAGGGCACGCACAACGCGCAGCTCGGCCTCTCGCAGGATCTGGTGATGCGCGGCTCGTTCGAGGATCCGGTGAAGAACACCGCGCACCGCTCGGGCTTTTCGGTGCTGCACCACCGCGACCGCATCGAGTCGTCCGATCTCTGCGGCTCGTGCCACGACATCGAGACGGGGCACGGCGCCAAGATCGAGCGCACCTACATCGAGTGGAAAGAATCCATCTTTTCGCAACCGCCGATTGGCGCAACCTGCGGCCAGTGCCATATGCCGCAGAGCACGAACAAAGAGCCGATTGCGCAATACGACGGCGTCTTTCAGCGGCGCACGCACGATCACTCGATGGTCGGCGTCGACGTGGCCCTCACCCCCTTTCCGCACAAGAAAGAGCAGCGTGAGCAGATCGACAGCTTCTTGAGCACCACGCTCCAAAGCGCCATTTGCGTCTCCACCGCGGCCGGTGGAGCCGTGCGCATCATCCTCGACAACGTCGGGGTGGGGCACCACTTCCCGAGCGGCTCGTCGCAAGACCGCCGTCTCTGGACCGAGGTCGTCGCCTACCGCGGCGGCCGCAAAATCTACGAGAGCGGCGTGGTGGCCGACAATGTCCCCGCCACGAAGAACCCCGATCCCGACATGTGGATGATGCGCGACTGCATCTTCGACCCCGCCGGCGTCGAAACGCACAACTTCTGGGAGGCCGCGAGCTACGAGGGCAACGCCATGCCTGGCAAGCTCACGTTCAATCCCCTCGACAAGCGTTATTACCAGACGCACGTCATGCAAAAGTACCCGCGCACGGGCGGCATCCTCCCCGAGGTGCCCGACAAGGTCACCCTCCGCGTCCGCCTCCGGCCCATGGACGTCGACGTGCTCGAGGACCTCGTCAACGACAAGGACAAGCTCCTCGACCCCGCCGTCCTCAAAGCGGTGCCCACCTACGATCTCAACGGGACCCTCACCTGGACCCCCGAGACCGCAAAAGACGACTTCATCGACGCCAGCCGTCAGGCCTACAAGTGCATCACCAACACGGCCTTGAACTTCAACATCGAAACCGTCGTCCCCATCGAACGCAAACGCTGCTCTCCCTAA
- a CDS encoding IS1182 family transposase translates to MIRWSPSVSMSKREKFLIGRMTRTGKLFAFLRTHRHELFDDAFQSELEGMYRESGEGKQPVAPALLAMVILLQAYTGASDAQAVELSIVDARWQMVLGVLGEDDPPFSQGALPAFRQRLMAHDMDRRLLERTIELARRTAAFDWKKLPKQLRIAIDSRPLEGAGRVEDTFNLLAHAARKVLACAARLVDMTPEEIARHAGAPLLLDTSIKAGLDIEWSDPAKKAAAIGTLVKQLDGLERWIARELGEEAGEPPLAEPLATLRQLREQDLEPEPPDNKPRIRKGTAEDRRVSVEDKDMRHGHKSKAKRFNGYKGHIACDLDTNLIVACAITPANRPEVEALPSLQADIARIPQRNTIAQLSIDRGYINSPMASEVFARGGEVLCKPWVSRNGTLFPKSAFTINMRSHTITCPTGQTKSFTPGDFVEFDAEACGRCPLRAKCTSAAPGRGRKVAIARDEPLQHRLRKLMASSKGRERLRERVKVEHALAHLSRKQGCRARYLGVRKNVFDLRRHAAVVNLEAIHRTESAMAA, encoded by the coding sequence ATGATTCGTTGGTCTCCGAGTGTATCGATGAGCAAGCGAGAGAAATTTCTCATCGGTCGCATGACGCGCACGGGGAAGCTCTTCGCGTTCCTGCGTACCCACCGCCACGAGCTGTTTGACGACGCCTTCCAGTCGGAGCTCGAGGGGATGTACCGCGAGTCTGGCGAAGGAAAGCAGCCCGTGGCGCCTGCGCTGCTGGCGATGGTCATTTTACTGCAGGCATACACGGGCGCCTCGGACGCGCAGGCGGTTGAACTCTCGATTGTCGATGCTCGATGGCAGATGGTACTCGGGGTGCTCGGCGAGGATGACCCGCCGTTTTCTCAGGGCGCGCTGCCCGCATTCCGCCAGCGGCTCATGGCTCACGATATGGATCGCCGGCTGCTCGAACGCACGATCGAGCTGGCTCGCCGAACGGCGGCATTCGATTGGAAGAAACTTCCGAAACAGCTACGTATCGCGATCGATTCGCGACCGCTGGAGGGGGCCGGCCGCGTCGAGGACACCTTCAACTTGTTGGCGCACGCCGCGCGCAAAGTCCTTGCGTGTGCGGCCCGCTTGGTGGACATGACGCCCGAAGAGATCGCTCGGCATGCGGGCGCTCCACTGCTTCTCGACACGAGTATCAAGGCCGGTCTCGACATCGAATGGAGCGATCCAGCGAAAAAAGCGGCCGCCATCGGGACACTCGTGAAGCAACTCGATGGTCTCGAGCGATGGATTGCGCGCGAACTCGGCGAGGAAGCGGGCGAACCACCGCTCGCTGAACCGCTTGCAACCCTCCGACAATTGCGCGAGCAAGACCTCGAGCCCGAACCGCCCGATAACAAGCCGCGCATTCGCAAGGGCACCGCTGAAGACAGGCGCGTGTCCGTCGAAGACAAGGACATGCGCCATGGGCACAAGAGCAAGGCGAAGCGCTTCAACGGATACAAGGGACACATTGCCTGCGACCTGGATACAAACTTGATCGTCGCATGCGCGATCACGCCTGCCAATCGTCCCGAGGTGGAGGCCTTGCCGAGTCTGCAGGCCGACATCGCGCGCATCCCCCAGCGCAATACGATTGCGCAGCTCTCGATCGATCGCGGCTACATCAACAGCCCTATGGCTTCCGAAGTCTTCGCGCGTGGCGGCGAAGTGCTCTGCAAACCTTGGGTTTCACGCAACGGGACGCTATTTCCGAAGAGCGCCTTCACCATCAACATGCGCTCGCACACGATCACCTGCCCCACCGGGCAAACCAAATCGTTTACCCCCGGTGACTTCGTCGAATTCGACGCCGAAGCGTGCGGCCGGTGCCCACTCCGTGCGAAATGTACATCCGCGGCACCGGGTCGTGGCCGCAAAGTCGCCATCGCACGCGACGAACCCCTGCAGCATCGCCTACGAAAGCTCATGGCCTCGTCCAAAGGGCGCGAACGCTTACGCGAGCGCGTCAAGGTGGAGCACGCTCTTGCGCACCTCTCTCGCAAGCAGGGGTGCCGTGCGCGATACCTTGGAGTCCGAAAAAATGTCTTCGACCTCCGCCGCCACGCAGCCGTCGTCAACCTCGAGGCCATTCACCGGACTGAGAGCGCGATGGCTGCGTAA
- a CDS encoding FixH family protein: protein MARSYFAVAAMATILGICTAACSTSDSPADPGDAGNVYVKCDDDKRVIPYTPNMEVASAQKKFKFKLVSADPAPPQKNHNKWKIRIVDQNGAEIPDGVVTVPPPFMPDHGHGSSVTPSVIPTGDGNYDVGFTSPLHFFMPGVWRITVNVKIPNTVLDSAEFYFCVPG, encoded by the coding sequence ATGGCTCGTTCTTACTTCGCGGTTGCCGCCATGGCGACGATTCTGGGTATCTGTACGGCTGCCTGTTCGACATCGGACTCCCCCGCCGACCCCGGCGACGCGGGCAATGTCTATGTCAAGTGCGACGACGACAAGCGCGTCATTCCGTACACGCCCAACATGGAAGTCGCATCGGCGCAGAAAAAGTTCAAGTTCAAGCTGGTGTCGGCCGACCCCGCGCCGCCCCAGAAGAACCACAACAAGTGGAAAATCCGAATCGTCGACCAAAACGGCGCGGAAATCCCCGACGGTGTCGTCACCGTCCCGCCGCCCTTCATGCCCGACCACGGCCACGGCAGCTCCGTCACCCCCAGCGTCATCCCCACCGGCGACGGCAACTACGACGTGGGCTTCACGAGCCCCCTCCACTTCTTCATGCCCGGCGTGTGGCGAATCACCGTCAACGTGAAGATCCCCAACACCGTCCTCGACTCCGCCGAATTCTACTTCTGCGTCCCCGGCTGA
- a CDS encoding GNAT family N-acetyltransferase, which produces MTYELKLLERVSEVPREEWDALVGEDDSPFVEWTWLDALETSGCVGRGTGWAPCHVALRDGSGALVAAAPMYLKSNSEGEFVFDYAWADLADRIGLPYYPKLIVAVPFTPATGARVLTRPGPDRATILGAIARALRDIAPKISASSVHTLFPVAEQAQAFASAGYVERYGIQFHWRNRGYTNVEDFLRELPSKKRTQLRREMRQPERDGVVIETLAEDGYTPDTVREMFELYRSTVEKFHWGRQYLNLDFFEKVAESFRPRLSWVVARREGQIIAGAFNVKKGKRLYGRYWGAKTDLPFLHFNVCYYHGIRQCIEQGIEVFEPGAGGEHKRVRGFEPTLTHSVHWIVENRMRRILEAHLARERAVVMQHVESDEASSDHDG; this is translated from the coding sequence GTGACCTACGAGCTCAAATTGCTGGAACGCGTGAGCGAGGTCCCGCGGGAAGAGTGGGACGCGCTGGTGGGCGAGGACGACTCGCCGTTCGTCGAATGGACCTGGCTCGATGCGCTGGAGACCTCGGGCTGCGTGGGCCGCGGCACGGGCTGGGCTCCCTGCCACGTGGCCTTGCGCGACGGCAGCGGCGCCTTGGTGGCCGCGGCGCCGATGTACTTGAAGTCCAACAGCGAGGGCGAGTTCGTCTTCGACTACGCTTGGGCCGATCTCGCAGACCGCATCGGGCTCCCGTACTACCCGAAGCTCATCGTCGCCGTGCCCTTCACCCCCGCCACCGGGGCGCGCGTGCTGACCCGCCCGGGCCCCGATCGCGCGACCATCCTCGGCGCCATCGCCCGGGCCCTTCGCGATATCGCGCCCAAGATCTCCGCGTCGAGCGTGCACACGCTATTTCCCGTTGCGGAGCAGGCGCAGGCCTTTGCCTCCGCGGGGTACGTGGAGCGCTACGGCATTCAGTTTCACTGGCGCAACCGGGGCTACACGAACGTGGAGGACTTCCTGCGCGAGCTCCCCTCCAAGAAGCGAACGCAGCTTCGTCGCGAGATGCGCCAGCCAGAGCGCGACGGGGTGGTCATCGAGACGCTCGCCGAAGATGGCTACACACCGGACACCGTCCGCGAGATGTTCGAGCTTTATCGCTCGACCGTGGAAAAATTCCATTGGGGCCGCCAATACCTGAATCTCGACTTCTTCGAGAAGGTCGCGGAGTCCTTCCGCCCGCGCCTCTCGTGGGTGGTGGCGCGGCGCGAGGGGCAGATCATCGCGGGGGCGTTCAATGTCAAAAAAGGCAAACGCCTTTACGGTCGGTACTGGGGCGCCAAAACCGACTTACCGTTCCTGCATTTCAACGTCTGCTACTACCACGGCATTCGCCAATGCATCGAGCAGGGCATCGAGGTCTTCGAACCGGGCGCGGGGGGTGAACACAAACGCGTGCGTGGTTTCGAGCCCACCCTGACCCATTCGGTCCACTGGATCGTCGAGAACCGGATGCGGCGCATCCTCGAAGCGCACCTCGCGCGCGAGCGTGCCGTGGTGATGCAGCACGTGGAATCGGACGAGGCATCGTCGGATCACGACGGGTAA
- a CDS encoding OmpA family protein, protein MTAWKTVAALVCAGAGLFGCAEQPKAVKIPPTGTSETAFKSHWEKGAKKERGVAGKDDAAGAMSAAQAKRDGASGDEGSVLTSGLRVPSEIVRACDLPQQQASATFAPKFDFDGATIGPDDRDVLATLARCLSDGALRGRRVTLVGRADARGEAEYNMSLGESRADAVLRYLHDLGVARDRVKTSSRGELDAAGNDEASYALDRRVDIELAN, encoded by the coding sequence ATGACAGCGTGGAAAACGGTGGCGGCGTTGGTGTGTGCGGGCGCGGGTCTCTTCGGATGCGCCGAGCAGCCCAAGGCGGTCAAAATTCCCCCCACGGGGACCTCGGAGACGGCGTTCAAGAGCCATTGGGAGAAGGGCGCCAAGAAGGAACGCGGCGTGGCCGGCAAAGACGACGCGGCGGGTGCGATGTCCGCGGCGCAGGCCAAGCGCGATGGGGCGTCGGGCGACGAGGGCTCGGTGCTCACGTCGGGCCTGCGCGTCCCCTCGGAGATCGTGCGCGCGTGCGACCTTCCGCAGCAGCAAGCCTCCGCGACCTTCGCGCCAAAGTTCGACTTCGACGGGGCGACCATCGGCCCCGACGATCGCGACGTGCTGGCCACCCTCGCGCGATGCCTCAGCGATGGCGCGCTTCGCGGCCGCCGCGTGACCTTGGTCGGACGCGCGGATGCGCGGGGCGAGGCGGAGTACAACATGTCGCTCGGCGAGTCGCGCGCCGACGCGGTGCTGCGCTACCTGCACGATCTGGGCGTGGCGCGCGATCGCGTGAAGACGAGCTCGCGCGGCGAATTGGACGCGGCGGGCAACGACGAAGCGTCGTACGCGCTCGATCGACGGGTGGACATCGAGCTCGCGAACTGA
- a CDS encoding ATP-binding cassette domain-containing protein, with product MAKREALEAKGLRVLRGGKVILRDVDVTAHEGEVLGVLGPSGAGKSTLFRALVGERLPDAGTVRLGERDVTQWPLWKRAREGVGYIPQSPSVLWDLTVRENLVAFHRIVHGTDGKPEERAEAVGLDQRLDVRAGELSGGERRRLEFARATTGDPRVLVCDEPFSGIDPVGAARLGELLRARAAHGTAVLLADHHVEEALSVCTRAILLLDGAVAVSAAPDAFKEHPLVRGRYLGTFHPRVA from the coding sequence ATGGCCAAACGCGAGGCGCTCGAGGCCAAGGGGCTGCGCGTCCTACGAGGCGGAAAGGTCATTCTGCGCGACGTCGACGTCACCGCGCACGAGGGGGAGGTGCTCGGCGTCCTCGGCCCGTCCGGCGCCGGCAAATCGACCTTGTTTCGCGCCTTGGTGGGCGAGCGCCTCCCCGATGCGGGCACCGTGCGGCTCGGCGAACGAGACGTCACCCAGTGGCCGCTCTGGAAGCGGGCGCGCGAAGGGGTCGGCTACATCCCGCAGTCGCCCAGCGTGCTGTGGGATCTGACGGTGCGCGAGAACCTCGTCGCCTTCCACCGCATCGTGCACGGCACCGACGGCAAGCCCGAGGAGCGCGCCGAAGCCGTCGGCCTCGACCAACGCCTCGACGTTCGCGCCGGGGAGCTCTCGGGGGGCGAGCGCCGCCGGCTCGAGTTCGCGCGCGCCACCACCGGCGATCCGCGCGTGCTCGTGTGCGACGAGCCGTTCAGCGGCATCGATCCGGTGGGCGCCGCCCGGCTGGGCGAGCTTCTGCGCGCCCGCGCCGCGCACGGCACCGCCGTCCTCCTCGCCGATCACCACGTGGAGGAGGCGCTCTCCGTCTGCACGCGCGCCATCCTGCTGCTCGACGGCGCCGTGGCCGTGAGCGCGGCCCCCGATGCGTTCAAGGAGCACCCGCTCGTGCGCGGGCGCTACCTCGGCACCTTCCACCCCCGGGTCGCGTAG